Proteins encoded within one genomic window of Actinoplanes octamycinicus:
- a CDS encoding enoyl-CoA hydratase-related protein, giving the protein MPTLDRQDDVFVLDLGDTENRFHPDWLIAVGAALDEVEKADGPKALVTTATGKFFSNGLDLEWLGANGDKFREYATSVHALFARVLALPLPTVAALQGHTFAAGAMLSLAHDFRVMRADRGFWCLPEVAISIPFTPAMSALIQSRLTPQAAHEAMTTGRRYGGEDARTAGIVDHAAPEDAVLPTAVKIAATLAGNAGDTLGTIKARMYAPALTLLRDGTNPLG; this is encoded by the coding sequence ATGCCCACGCTCGACCGCCAGGACGACGTCTTCGTCCTCGACCTCGGGGACACCGAGAACCGGTTCCACCCCGACTGGCTGATCGCCGTCGGCGCCGCCCTCGACGAGGTGGAGAAGGCCGACGGGCCGAAGGCCCTGGTCACCACCGCGACCGGGAAGTTCTTCTCGAACGGTCTCGATCTCGAGTGGCTGGGCGCGAACGGCGACAAGTTCCGGGAGTACGCGACCTCGGTGCACGCCCTGTTCGCCCGGGTGCTCGCGCTGCCGCTGCCGACCGTCGCGGCGCTGCAGGGGCACACCTTCGCGGCCGGCGCGATGCTGTCGCTGGCGCACGACTTCCGGGTGATGCGCGCCGACCGCGGCTTCTGGTGCCTGCCCGAGGTGGCGATCAGCATCCCGTTCACTCCGGCCATGTCGGCGCTGATCCAGAGCCGGCTGACGCCGCAGGCCGCGCACGAGGCGATGACCACCGGCCGGCGGTACGGCGGCGAGGACGCCCGGACGGCCGGGATCGTCGACCACGCGGCCCCGGAGGACGCGGTGCTGCCCACCGCCGTCAAGATCGCCGCGACGCTGGCCGGGAACGCCGGCGACACGCTCGGCACGATCAAGGCCCGGATGTACGCCCCGGCCCTGACCCTGCTGCGCGACGGGACGAACCCGCTGGGCTGA
- a CDS encoding FAD-dependent monooxygenase: protein MPAVRKVLVVGAGIAGAAAAIRLATGGVAVDLIDALPEAGATGSGITLQGNALRVLRELGVWDRLRPRGHGFDSLGIRAPDAYGTLLAEMTDFRTGGADLPATFGTYRPVLAQLLLERAARVGARVRFGTSFTAIRPDGDGVEVTLTDHRTARYDVVIGADGVRSAVRREIGIDLVTRDVGIDIWRVVTARPASVHRTELILGGPLHIAGYCPTGPESMYVYLAETPQHRGPLSPAESLAVVRSLAAPLHGPWDEIEFDDPARIHFTRFQTHLLDGPWNRGRVVVIGDAAHAAPPTLAQGAAMSLEDAAVLGDLLLTAPVVDDALWTEFTARRLARVRTVVGASLQMCQWLLDGVRGDVPGLHAEVAALVSQPA from the coding sequence GTGCCCGCAGTCCGCAAGGTCCTCGTCGTCGGCGCCGGCATCGCCGGGGCGGCGGCCGCCATCCGGCTCGCGACCGGCGGGGTCGCGGTCGACCTGATCGACGCGCTGCCCGAGGCCGGCGCCACCGGATCCGGCATCACGCTGCAGGGCAACGCGCTGCGCGTGCTGCGCGAGCTGGGCGTCTGGGACCGGCTGCGGCCGCGCGGGCACGGCTTCGACTCGCTCGGGATCAGGGCGCCCGACGCGTACGGCACGCTGCTGGCCGAGATGACGGATTTCCGTACGGGCGGCGCCGACCTGCCGGCCACCTTCGGCACGTACCGTCCGGTTCTCGCCCAGTTGCTGCTGGAGCGGGCGGCGCGGGTGGGCGCCCGGGTCCGGTTCGGCACCAGCTTCACCGCGATCCGGCCGGACGGCGACGGCGTCGAGGTGACCCTCACCGACCACCGGACGGCCCGCTACGACGTGGTGATCGGCGCCGACGGGGTGCGTTCCGCGGTGCGCCGGGAGATCGGCATCGATCTGGTCACCCGGGACGTCGGGATCGACATCTGGCGGGTGGTGACCGCCCGGCCGGCGTCCGTGCACCGGACCGAGCTGATCCTGGGCGGTCCGCTGCACATCGCCGGGTACTGCCCGACCGGCCCCGAGTCGATGTACGTCTACCTGGCCGAGACGCCCCAGCATCGCGGCCCGCTGAGCCCGGCGGAGTCGCTGGCCGTGGTCCGCTCGCTGGCCGCGCCGCTGCACGGCCCGTGGGACGAGATCGAGTTCGACGATCCGGCCCGGATCCACTTCACCCGGTTCCAGACCCACCTGCTGGACGGGCCGTGGAACCGGGGCCGGGTGGTGGTGATCGGCGACGCGGCGCACGCCGCCCCGCCCACCCTGGCGCAGGGCGCGGCGATGTCGCTGGAGGACGCCGCGGTGCTCGGCGACCTGCTGCTGACCGCGCCGGTGGTGGACGACGCGCTGTGGACGGAGTTCACCGCCCGCCGCCTGGCGCGGGTGCGGACGGTGGTCGGCGCGTCCCTGCAGATGTGCCAGTGGCTGCTGGACGGCGTCCGGGGCGACGTCCCCGGCCTGCACGCCGAGGTCGCCGCCCTGGTGTCCCAGCCGGCCTGA